The window ctcataaaattcacatttattaaactaatgatttaaaaatctatcttaatatatattgttattcaaaacagtttgtgaatttagattttaatgatttttaggtattctggaagatttgagaggatttctttagtttaaaatacagaaatctaaaTCTCGTTGTTTTAGGtgagatttaaaagaattttacatttaattatattaacttcactcaaatcatcaaaatcatttaaaatctcacGTTTActtgaaatattaaattgaatacACCCACTTAGATACTAGGTGGCTAAATTATAAGGTGCATTGGCAATGCAATGGTTAAGTCATGGGTACTAGGAATTACATGTGAAATAGGTTTGGTTCTGGTAGCCTTCAACGCATACTAGTTAAGTTTGAGTGATGATGCCTTCTACACAAACTTCggcagatatatatatatatgcatgctaGACCCGAATCGTTGTCTTTCTTAGGAGTGGCAAGATatgttatataatctctgtttGCACTTGGATCGTTTTGTTAGACAAATTtgataatagttttttttgaacTTTCATATCATCTAAAAACCGAAGTGCCACATTGTAATTAGTGAATACTTAAATAATCGAATATACTCCCAAATAACATTATATGCTTCTTTAGTTCCATTGGAAACTTGACGATGAGCTATAATacgaaaataaagttttatatttcttataaaaagattttaaaatctcATTCATATGAAAACATAGTATGTATTTTTCAAATAACATATCAATTTCAGTTTCATGAATGTTACCGAACCAAAATTACTAAATTGACATATCCAGTTTAAACCGaggataaaaatataaaaagtgttaAACCGGACCGGTTAACGTTTATTATTATCCCATATCCGACgagcttgaagatgaagaaatctaGAAGACCCGTCGACATTGTAACATTTCCGACAGCAGTTTGGGAACTCAAAGCCCAAAATAGATCAGATTTTGTTCCGTTTCCGAAATATTGAGAATCCTCGATTTCTCGTAGATTTAGATCTGCATAAACCCCTCAAGGTACAGCTGCAAATTCATTCGATCAAGAAGAAACATTTCAATGgtattctaattttaaaaagggCGATGAGAGGATCAGCACTACTTGATTTGATATTGTTCCTGCTCGTATCTCCATTAGCTAACAGTCTCAAGGGATCTGAAATCTCCAAGTTCTATGACAAATCTCTTTCCAATCAAATCTCTCAGCCTGATCGGTTAGTCTTCCTTCGATTGTCCTGCTTTGTTTTGActtcattctcttctctctaattTCAATCTGAtgggtttgatttgattgaatCTTATCTATTTGGGAACGTCAACATCTATTTGAATTGGTCTTAAAgttgacatttttatttatttcaagtcagtgtttttaggtttcttGGACTATGTTGTTGTTAGCAAGCtaaagattgtgttttttttttttttttcctacagaGAATCCGATTATGTATTGCTTTCTACGGTAGACGGGTCTATATCTTTAGTGGATATGTCCTCTCAGAAGCTGGATTGGACATTTCATACCAATGAGCCTATATACTCATCATACCAAGCTCCTCATTACCATTACACCACTGATGAGGAACGTGCCTCGGCTCTTGGTGATGACTTTTACATGGATTGTGATAAGAATTGGCAACTTTACAATTCCTCTATGCGTAAAGGCAAACGCATAACTAAGGTGTCTTTTCATATGATGTTTGTTAACCTCATTTTTAGTTAGAGTTTCTCACTGAAGTTGTATGTTATGAAAGTGTGTATCTTTTTTTGCTGTTTTAGATAGTGGATGCTTCGGAGTTCATTGGAACATTGCCGTATACTTCGACGGATAGGATTGTTTTAGGTAAGAAAGACACATCTGTGTTTCTCTTGGATTGGAAGACTGGGAAATTGGTTAAGAGGTATAGAATGGATGAGTTGTATTCTGATACATTCGCtgaaaatgataaagaaaaggCTATTGTTTTGTCTAAAGAAGCTCCATTACTATTTGGACCGGGGTTAAAGGAATCAGAAGATCTTCCTGACCTGGTTTACATTGAGAGGAAAGATTTTAAAATCCAGTGTATATCAAAGTTTGGAGATGTTTTGTGGAGTGTTTCTTATGCTAAGATGGAAGCTAAACTACAGAATCATGAGAGTGTACAACTTCTGGGTGGGTTATCTTCATCAGATGGTATTCCTATTAGAACTTCTTGGGGCAAAAACCAGTTACCGGTATCGTATACTACAAGTGTTCCTATGGTCCAGTTACGTAATGTTAACTACGAAACACTGTTTCCGAGACTTGGTTTTCTAGACGAGGCATTGTATCTTCCATTTCAAGATAGAAAGCCTAATCAGTTGGCTCCTGGAGATGGGAATCAATTGGCACTTCCGAGTAATAAAGAGGCTGAAGAAGTCCTTTCCCTTCCCTTGCCTGAGACTGTGATTTCTCAGATCACTGATATTATTGATGGAAGCACTACACAGGCAAGCTTTGCTAGCAAATTTTCTGGTTTGGTTGTCCTACTTTTCGGCTTTTGTGTTACTATGCTTTCTGTTTGCGGCATTTTCTTTTGCCGGTCAAGAAAGAGCATGCGGATGAAGGAAATCTCTGAAGTCCCAGTCGTGataccaaagaagaaaaagcacaAGAAAAATGGGACTATAAAGGCTGCTcacaagaaagagaacaaagattCCTCTAAtgaagagaatgagaagaggTTCCTTACTGCTTTCCCTGGCCTCAATAATAGTCTGGCCGAAGGATATAGGGTTGGTAAACTGTGTGTCTCCAACAAGGAGATTGCTAAAGGGAGCAATGGGACTGTTGTGCTTGAGGGATCCTATGAGGGTCGTCTTGTAGCGGTTAAGCGTCTAGTACAAACGCATCATGAAGTTGCTCAGAAGGAGATATTGAATCTCATGGCTTCGGACAAACATCCAAATATTGTCCGCTGGTATGGGGTTGACCAGGATGAACATTTTATCTATATTTCATTAGAACGGTGTGCTTGTAGCTTAAACGATCTCATCCACGCATCCTCGGGACTGCTTGAGAGTCCAACATCTTCAAGTAGTATACATTCGAGTCAGATCATCCCAATTCTCGAGAATGGCAAGGGAGTTGAGCTGTGGAAGGAAAATGGACATCCGTCTACTGTTTTGTTGAAGTTAATGAGGTTTGTTTAGTTTCTCATCTTTGACACTTATTATCAAAGGTTGCACACATCTTTCTGATCTTTGTATGTTTGTGTTACAGTGATATAATTGCTGGTCTAGTTCATTTGCATGATATCGGGATTGTACATCGAGATCTAAAGCCCCAAAATGTATTGATTGTCAAGAACTCATCTGTATGTGCAAAGTTATCAGATATGGGTATTAGCAAGCACTTGCCAGCCGACAATAGTGCCCTCACTAGAAATTCAACTGGTAAGTTTAGATGATACAATGTAACAAGGGAAacataaaaatgatatattcttctcatatttgattgttgtttttaaTGATAGGTTCTGGAAGTTCTGGTTGGCAAGCACCTGAACAACTCCGCAATGAACGACAAACAAGAGCCGTTGATCTCTTCAGTTTAGGGTGTGTTCTGTTTTTCTGTATGACTGGAGGTAAACATCCTTATGGAGACAACTATGAGAGGGACATAAACGTTGTAAATGATCGGAAAGATCTTTTCTTGATCGAGAGTCTTCCAGAAGCTGTTCATCTTCTCTCTGGTCTCCTGCACCCGGATCCAAATTTGAGGTACGGATGACACTTTTGGTTGATACTATTGTTATCAAAACTagcatttatattttcaatattttgaaagtgCAGACCGAGAGCACAAGAAGTGCTGCATCACCCATTGTTCTGGAACTCAGACATGAGACTGTCTTTCCTCCGGGATGCAAGCGATAGGGTCGAACTGGAAAACCGAGAAGAAGGCTCACAGCTCCTGGCTGCACTCGAAAGCACAGCAGCGGTTACATTAAACGGGCGGTGGGATGAGAAATTGGATAGCATATTCTTAGACAATATCGGGCGTTACAGGCGGTACAAGTTTGACAGCATCCGTGATTTGTTAAGGGTCATAAGGAACAAACTGAATCACTATAGAGAGCTGCCTAAAGAATTACAAGAACTACTTGGGAGTGTACCTGACGGGTTTGAGAGTTACTTCTCAAGCAGGTTCCCAAAACTGTTGATTCAGGTTTATACAGTTTTACTTAATTACTGTAACAATGAAGAGTTCGTTTTGAAGTACTCTAAGACCACCGTATTCTAGGACTCTTGTATCATTGTATGATAAAagattttactaatttataCCTGAtctcatgaaaagaaaaaattgttgctGATACGTTATTGACTTATTGCAACTCTTAAATATTGTACTGTGATTAACTATAATGTTTCAGCCATTTAAAATACcacatatttatgttttttttttttaaactttttaatcgAATATTATGTAGTTTATTAAGCAAACAATGTTGTGCTACTAAAAGctaacaacaaattaaaataggTGTGGGCATTTAGATATAAATGATACACCACATCATTTTtcacaaaatcataaataaaagattatggttttaaatttttaattttttctccttttatttcCGTAACcgtaagaaaattctttaaactgtagattttacaaaaatcttaattaaaataaaattatggattTTATAACATTAATCCGATTCATTTAATCGTTGACTgaatcttttggttttggtataATAACATTGACcagaactcttttttttggtcaagtacCATTGACCGTAATTTATTGTTTCAAATTTATGCaaattgtttatatagataAGAAAATTAATCAAGTATAACTTGAACGTTAGTATTATTGATTTCAATTTAAGTTATCACACTCAAAATGTAAAGTAATCCGAGTATAaatttacaagctttttgtaTGGTTTCTtaagcacatatatatagttatataccaCACACCAAAATGGCTCTCAATATGAATACGAATGTGATCATCACTACTCTTGTGACGATCTTGATTTCACAGTTACCTTCTTCCTCAACAGTGGATCCTGATCGGCCAACAAAGTCTGTAATCGACATAATCTGTAGCCAAACAGTCAACTTCAATGAGTGTAAATCGATTGTCACGTCACACTTGACTCGTCCCACGCAGACATCGATACCATAACAAAAGTGACGACAAAAAGAGCTCTGACCTATGCTCTGGAGACGGTTTCTCAAATCCAAGACTATCTTCTCCCAAATACAAGAGATTCTCGGGACAAAGCTGTTTTCTCCGCTTGCAAGATCGCGTACAACGCCGTGGTTTCTCGTCTTCAGAGTGCTTATGCGTCCATGTATGAACGTGATTACGTGTCAATGAAGGCACAGCAAAAATAAGCACTTAGGTATATTGAGGTGTGTATTAAGAGGACTAACTTCTTTCGCCGGACTCCGATTGTAGCAGCCAACTATTATGCGAGGTTGATGGCGATGACTGCCTCCATTTCAGGCCAGATCCTTTGCTCTTCCTACAACTGCGACCCCTGTTAGAACATtctagttttgattttacacaactttttgttattcttaattttgatatcttttgatagaaacaacaacacattccattaaatttttattgtgtGCAAGACCAAAATAAACAAACGTCAGCTACATCATTAACATCGACTACAAgtaaatttttggaaataaaaaaattaaaatcaaatatttagaatatgaacaaacaaagagaggtttttttatatatttttgaacgT is drawn from Camelina sativa cultivar DH55 chromosome 8, Cs, whole genome shotgun sequence and contains these coding sequences:
- the LOC104706751 gene encoding serine/threonine-protein kinase/endoribonuclease IRE1b, whose product is MRGSALLDLILFLLVSPLANSLKGSEISKFYDKSLSNQISQPDRESDYVLLSTVDGSISLVDMSSQKLDWTFHTNEPIYSSYQAPHYHYTTDEERASALGDDFYMDCDKNWQLYNSSMRKGKRITKIVDASEFIGTLPYTSTDRIVLGKKDTSVFLLDWKTGKLVKRYRMDELYSDTFAENDKEKAIVLSKEAPLLFGPGLKESEDLPDLVYIERKDFKIQCISKFGDVLWSVSYAKMEAKLQNHESVQLLGGLSSSDGIPIRTSWGKNQLPVSYTTSVPMVQLRNVNYETLFPRLGFLDEALYLPFQDRKPNQLAPGDGNQLALPSNKEAEEVLSLPLPETVISQITDIIDGSTTQASFASKFSGLVVLLFGFCVTMLSVCGIFFCRSRKSMRMKEISEVPVVIPKKKKHKKNGTIKAAHKKENKDSSNEENEKRFLTAFPGLNNSLAEGYRVGKLCVSNKEIAKGSNGTVVLEGSYEGRLVAVKRLVQTHHEVAQKEILNLMASDKHPNIVRWYGVDQDEHFIYISLERCACSLNDLIHASSGLLESPTSSSSIHSSQIIPILENGKGVELWKENGHPSTVLLKLMSDIIAGLVHLHDIGIVHRDLKPQNVLIVKNSSVCAKLSDMGISKHLPADNSALTRNSTGSGSSGWQAPEQLRNERQTRAVDLFSLGCVLFFCMTGGKHPYGDNYERDINVVNDRKDLFLIESLPEAVHLLSGLLHPDPNLRPRAQEVLHHPLFWNSDMRLSFLRDASDRVELENREEGSQLLAALESTAAVTLNGRWDEKLDSIFLDNIGRYRRYKFDSIRDLLRVIRNKLNHYRELPKELQELLGSVPDGFESYFSSRFPKLLIQVYTVLLNYCNNEEFVLKYSKTTVF